A single region of the Nicotiana sylvestris chromosome 6, ASM39365v2, whole genome shotgun sequence genome encodes:
- the LOC104240579 gene encoding pyruvate dehydrogenase E1 component subunit alpha-3, chloroplastic-like has translation MATSFSATKLLQPLPPLNSSARSTDKNTLMSNQFKDSSFFLGSTHKLSLKKPFLPPHSQRRSKPVFAVSEVVKDKKLKNDSSLSNLLITKEEGLELYEDMVLGRAFEDMCAQMYYRGKMFGFVHLYNGQEAVSTGFIKLLKKEDSVVSTYRDHVHALSKGVPARQVMSELFGKTTGCCRGQGGSMHMFSKEHNVLGGFAFIGEGIPVATGAAFTSKYKREVLKEADCDHVTMAFFGDGTCNNGQFFECLNMAALWKLPIIFVVENNLWAIGMSHLRATSDPEIWKKGPAFGMPGVHVDGMDVLKVREVAKEAVARARRGDGPTLVECETYRFRGHSLADPDELRDPAEKNHYAARDPISALKKYMFENNLVNEAELKAIDKRIDELVEDAVEFADESPHPVRSQLLENVFADPRGFGIGPDGRYRCEDPKFTEGTAHV, from the exons ATGGCTACCTCTTTTTCTGCTACAAAACTCTTACAACCTTTGCCTCCTCTAAACTCCAGTGCCAGATCCACTGATAAGAATACCCTTATGAGTAATCAGTTTAAAGACAGCTCCTTTTTTCTTGGATCAACCCATAAACTCTCTTTAAAAAAACCCTTTTTGCCTCCTCACTCACAACGTCGATCCAAACCTGTTTTTGCTGTTTCCGAGGTTGTAAAAGACAAGAAGCTCAAAAATGATTCCTCCCTCTCCAATCTG TTAATTACCAAAGAGGAAGGATTGGAGTTGTACGAGGACATGGTTCTTGGAAGAGCCTTTGAGGACATGTGTGCCCAAATGTATTACAGGGGAAAAATGTTTGGTTTTGTGCATTTGTACAATGGCCAAGAAGCAGTCTCCACTGGCTTCATTAAGCTATTGAAGAAAGAGGACTCAGTGGTTAGCACTTATCGTGATCACGTCCACGCGTTGAGCAAAGGGGTTCCGGCACGTCAAGTGATGAGCGAGCTCTTTGGGAAGACCACTGGCTGTTGCAGAGGCCAAGGTGGTTCCATGCACATGTTCTCGAAAGAACACAACGTTCTAGGCGGTTTCGCTTTCATTGGTGAGGGTATCCCTGTGGCGACAGGTGCTGCCTTCACTAGCAAGTATAAAAGGGAGGTACTGAAAGAGGCAGACTGTGATCACGTAACTATGGCCTTCTTTGGTGATGGAACTTGCAACAATGGCCAGTTCTTTGAGTGCTTGAACATGGCTGCACTATGGAAGTTGCccattatttttgttgttgagaACAATTTGTGGGCAATTGGCATGTCCCACTTGAGGGCAACTTCTGATCCTGAAATTTGGAAGAAAGGTCCTGCCTTCGGGATGCCTGGGGTTCACGTTGATGGCATGGATGTGTTGAAGGTGAGGGAGGTAGCAAAGGAAGCTGTTGCACGAGCTAGGAGAGGCGACGGTCCCACTCTTGTTGAGTGTGAGACCTACCGGTTTAGAGGACACTCTTTGGCTGATCCAGATGAGCTTCGTGACCCTG CTGAAAAGAACCATTATGCTGCCCGAGATCCTATCAGTGCCTTGAAGAAGTATATGTTTGAGAACAACCTAGTCAATGAAGCAGAGTTGAAGGCCATTGATAAGAGGATTGATGAGCTGGTTGAAGATGCTGTTGAGTTTGCAGATGAAAGCCCTCATCCTGTTCGTAGCCAGCTGCTAGAGAACGTATTTGCCGATCCAAGGGGCTTTGGAATTGGGCCTGATGGAAGGTACAGATGTGAGGATCCCAAGTTCACTGAAGGCACTGCTCATGTCTAG
- the LOC104240578 gene encoding major pollen allergen Ole e 10-like, which translates to MNSRNNNMRCYILSLQTILLLASTPFGLCDSVKKPHGLVLHNHLLLQLTEAKTPVNNPPYCIYPPPPPLGSVTSPSTQTPPYYAPKPPAIIPPPMTHPSAPIPPYKKPENAVWCVAKPTVPEVLLQQAMDYACGSGAGCEAIEQNGVCFQPNTVLSHASYAFNSYWQKTKQAGGTCEFGGVAMLVTVDPSYNECHFIYV; encoded by the exons ATGAATTCAAGAAACAACAATATGAGATGCTACATTCTTTCCTTACAAACAATTCTATTGCTAGCCTCAACCCCTTTTGGTCTATGTG ACAGTGTCAAGAAACCACATGGTTTAGTGTTACACAATCATTTACTATTACAGCTAACTGAAGCAAAAACCCCAGTAAACAATCCACCATACTGCATAtaccctcctcctcctcctttagGTTCTGTGACATCTCCAAGTACACAAACTCCACCCTATTATGCACCTAAACCACCAGCGATTATCCCACCACCGATGACTCATCCATCGGCACCAATACCGCCTTATAAGAAACCAGAGAATGCTGTTTGGTGTGTAGCAAAGCCAACAGTACCAGAAGTCTTACTTCAGCAGGCAATGGACTATGCATGTGGTTCTGGGGCTGGTTGTGAGGCCATAGAACAAAATGGGGTGTGCTTTCAGCCAAATACTGTACTTTCTCATGCTTCTTACGCTTTTAATAGCTACTGGCAAAAGACTAAACAAGCTGGAGGAACTTGTGAATTTGGAGGCGTCGCCATGCTTGTTACCGTTGATCCAA GTTACAACGAGTGCcatttcatctatgtctaa